From Pedobacter aquae:
CGAGTCTGGTGATTCAGAAAAAATCTTTGTGATCATCAACGGTCAGGAAAGTTTCAAAGCTGGAGATATTTCTAAGTTCTCTAATAATTTTGAGGTTTTAAACCCTGATTTTGTTATTTGCAACATGGAAGACTCTGTTACTTTAGAGATTGAATTAACAATTAATAAAGGTAGAGGTTACGTTTCTGCTGAGGAGAATAAAAATGCTGACGCTGTAGTTGGTGTTATTGCTATAGATTCAATCTATACTCCAATCAAAAATGTTAAATATACTATTGAGAACTATCGTGTTGAGCAAAAGACTGACTACGAGAAGTTGTTATTAGATATTTCTACTGATGGTTCTATCCACCCTGAAGAAGCTCTTAAAGAAGCTGCTAAAATTTTAATTCAGCACTTTATGTTATTCTCTGATGAGAATTTAGTATTAGAGTCTCAAGCAAAAGAAGAAACTAAAGAAGTTGATGAGGAAGTTTTACACATGCGTAAAATCTTAAAAACTGAATTGGTTGACTTAGATCTTTCTGTAAGAGCTTTAAATTGCTTAAAAGCAGCTGATATTCGTTCATTAGCAGAATTGGTTTCTTATGATGTTGCTGATATGTTAAAATTCAGAAACTTTGGTAAGAAATCATTAACAGAGATTCAAGAACTAGTAAAATCAAAAGGATTATCTTTTGGTATGAACTTGTCTAAATTTAAATTAGACGAAGAATAATCTTTTAAAGATTATATAAAAGCGAAAATCTCGCATAATTCCCGGCTCGCCATAGGGGCTTGAGCTGACGGTATGCGAAAATTAATATAGTAATGAGACACGGAAAAAAAATTAATCATTTAGGTCGTACAGATAGTCACCGTAAGGCGATGTTATCTAACATGGCATCTTCGCTTATTTTACACAAGCGTATTACTACAACCTTAGCAAAAGCAAAAGCTTTACGTACTTATGTAGAGCCTATCTTAACTAAGTCTAAAAATGATACTACTCACTCTCGTCGTACAGTATTCCAATTGCTACAAAACAAAGAAGTTGTTACAACTTTATTCCGTGAAGTAGCTGAGAAAATTGCATCAAGACCGGGTGGTTACACTCGTATCATTAAATTAGGTAATCGTTTAGGTGATAATGCTTCTATGGCTATTGTAGAATTGGTAGACTTTAATGAAGTTTACGGTACTGAAGCTAAAGTTGAGAAAAAATCAACTCGTAGAAGAGGTTCTGGTAGCAAAGCTAAAGTTGCAGCACCTGCTGTAGTTGCAGAAACAACTGAAGAAGTTGTTGAAGCACCAGCACAAGAAGAAGCATCTAATGAAGCTTCTGAAGAAGAAAAAGCATAATTATCTTAACAAGATATTAAGAAAACCCTAGTCATTTGGCTAGGGTTTTTTTGTTGACTTTTTTATTAATTTTTTTGAGTTTTGAAATATTTACGACCATGTTTATTTATAAGGTTA
This genomic window contains:
- a CDS encoding DNA-directed RNA polymerase subunit alpha — its product is MAILAFQKPDKVIMQKSTDFDGTFEFRPLEPGFGVTIGNALRRILLSSLEGYAITSVRFSGVSHEFSTIKGVAEDVVDIILNLKQVRFKKTGESGDSEKIFVIINGQESFKAGDISKFSNNFEVLNPDFVICNMEDSVTLEIELTINKGRGYVSAEENKNADAVVGVIAIDSIYTPIKNVKYTIENYRVEQKTDYEKLLLDISTDGSIHPEEALKEAAKILIQHFMLFSDENLVLESQAKEETKEVDEEVLHMRKILKTELVDLDLSVRALNCLKAADIRSLAELVSYDVADMLKFRNFGKKSLTEIQELVKSKGLSFGMNLSKFKLDEE
- the rplQ gene encoding 50S ribosomal protein L17, which encodes MRHGKKINHLGRTDSHRKAMLSNMASSLILHKRITTTLAKAKALRTYVEPILTKSKNDTTHSRRTVFQLLQNKEVVTTLFREVAEKIASRPGGYTRIIKLGNRLGDNASMAIVELVDFNEVYGTEAKVEKKSTRRRGSGSKAKVAAPAVVAETTEEVVEAPAQEEASNEASEEEKA